The following nucleotide sequence is from Salvia miltiorrhiza cultivar Shanhuang (shh) chromosome 7, IMPLAD_Smil_shh, whole genome shotgun sequence.
CACTCACGAAGAACAAGTGTTGATCGCATCGTTGAAGGAGCTCGTCGCACAAGGTTGGAAATCCGATAACGGATTTTGCGGCGGCTATTTGAATAAGTTGGAGGAGGCTATGCGGAAGGAGTTCCCTACCACTGACTTGAAGGGAATGCCTCACATTAACTCCAAAGTTACGTCGTGGAAGAAGACGTACTATTCGCTGTGGAACATTCTCAAGGTTAGCGGAGTTGGCTTCAACGTTAATGGGAAGCATATGATTGATTGCGATGACGAGCAATGGCAAAACTTTGTGGCTGTAAGTATGGTTATTAACCAATTAATTTAACGCGAATGTCGGCTTTGTTATTGTCTTATGACTGTTTTTAAATATGTGACAGGCCGATAAGAACGTGACTAATTTCCGTTATAAGAGTTGGCCTTACCTCGAGGATTGGAAGCTTATCTTCGGCAAAGACCGGGCTACAGGCGATGAAGCGGAGGATCTTATGGAGGCGGCACATCATATGTACCGTAAGATAGACTTGAGCCAAGTCAATGATGGTGGTGAATACCACGTCTCACTCGAAGACATATTTGAGAATGACATCTCCGGCGATAATGTGAGCGAAACACGCAATCAGGAAGAGAGCATACCGGTTGAAAAATATGCTCCAACATCAAGCAAGAAACGGCACCGTAGTGTAAGTTTCGATGACAAGTTCTTTGAGACTTTACATGAGATTGGCCGGGGAACGGAATCTAGACTTGAAACGATTCAAGTCGAATGGGCTACGATTTTGATATGTCAAAGGCGCGCAAAGAAGTTTTTACAAAGTTGAGTGGGATACCCGGGCTATCACAAACCGAGAAGTTTGAGATTTGCAATATGCTTGCAAAGGAAGTGGAGCTTCTGGACGTCTTTACTAGTCTCCCCGAAGGTGCGAATGAAGACTACGTCTTGTTCCTTCTCGCTTCGAAGCACAAGTGATTCCACATCTTTCGGTAACGGTGGAGACGTTTCTTTTTTTGTGCGTTTGCAATTCCGATTACTTGGTAACTTTTGCATTTGAAATGTTTGATATTTTTTGATATTTCCATCGGCTTTTGTTAGATATTATTTGGGGTATTTGGATTGTGAGACATTGCTTTTTATTGGATTTGTTATGAGTACTTCGATTTTCATATGTTGGAGAGGAAGTTTGGTTGTATCACATGGTTTCAGTTTGAAACATGGGAAAAGGGAACCTTTTGTGGAAAATATATCAATTCTCATCTCATATATTCAAAAAATCAAACTCGCATGGTTatctcaaatgaattaattatctaaaaaataaaatgtcaaGCAGGACGAAAGGAATAGAGTAATATGAACTCTATAGCAACAAgctaaattaatttaaaaataattatattatataaaaataataaaaacatacTTCCAAGTAAGATAAGGGAAACATTCATGCCACAATGTCAATCTAAATTTCAAACcttaacttaaaataattcgTACATCAAATAAAGATGAAATAAAAATCTTTTAAACCAAGAAGCCCCTAGAATTAGTTTACCAACATACTTTCCTCACATTAGTTTACCAATCAGAATACCTATAATTAGAACAAAAATTGTGAAGCAAAGCGCAGCACACAAGAACTCGAGAATTCCACGCGGCGCGCTAAATCCCATACCCATTACGGCCACTCTAAACCGCTGAAATCGGCCCTCCGAGGCTCTTCTTGCGCCCCTCGACGTGGTACTCGTCATACCAATGGAATCCCTTCTCATGATTTCCACCCGTTGGACATTTGTAGTAGAGACGACCGGGGTTCCTTGAGCCGTAGCCGACACACTTGAGCTTCATGCTGCCCTTGCCACAACTACATTGAGGAGCTTGGATTGCATCATCGAAAGCAGCGTCCATCCCTAGTTTTGCCACAAAATTTCAACATGGCAGCCAATCTCACAGTCACAAATCCACAAAAATATAAACTGAATACAGCATAACTATATAGATTGGTAACCAAAAACTTGCCTCACATTCAAAACTTGCCCCACATTATTATATACTACACTATACTGTTCATACAAAGCAGGTACAAGTATGATCGTGGTCACAACTCCACAAAATTTGACAACTGCTGCCGACAGCCAATATCATGGTAAAAAATCCACAAGATTTCAAAAACGCAGCCAATATCATAAAAAACAACTACACAAAATTTTAGCTCAAGATATAATTAAAGTTAGGGatgtaaatgaatcaaataattttggttcgattcggtattcgatTCGAATTTTTGATATTCGAATACGCAATTTTATGATTCAAATACGAATACGAATACTTTTTGTGATTTGTTTGGTTATCGAATACGATTCGAGAATCACGATATTCGATTCAAtattcgaaaatattcgatatatatatatatatacacacacacacactaaaaaataaataataaaatagatttaaaataaaataaataaaaaatagtactatttattaaaataaaagtgaattATAATAATAGCGTTGTTGATAACATTCGCATGCTTgctttatttattcaaataattCTAGTTAATTGAAGTGCTATGACGTACTTCTATTTATTGAAGTGTTATAAAAGAGCTTTTATTGATGCTTGCTTTATTCAAATGCTTACTTATGCTATCCAAACTTTTGAATATTAGGTTTGTATTATAATTTGGGAGTTGGATTTTGAAACATAAGAATATTTTTTTAGCATATATTATTGAAACTTTTGAATATTAGGTTTGTATTATAATTTGGGAGTTGAATTTTGAAACATACGAATATTGTTTTAGCatatattattgaatttttaagtAAATGTAATGTGTGTGATCTCcatattatttgaaatattattttagaatttttctttattaaaatcgTGAATTGAATATATTCCAATTAAACTAAATAGTAGGAATTTTCTAATCGAATATTCGACTTAAATTGTATAACATACACTTGTAAAAGAATTAAACGAATATTTGATTTGTTTCGAGTATTCGCGAATCAGTatacgaatcgaatacgaaTAGTAAAATATGATTCAAAAGATATTCGAATACTGATTCGAATATGCAATTACTTTTACGAATATGAATCAAATCcattgatattcgattcgattcgattcgtttacatCCCTAATTAAAGTACAGATTGCCAACCAACATTCGAACAATTCAACAAATCATGTAACTCTAAACAAGGTTCTCAATGCAAGTACTATTAAAAAAGGGTCTCAAACCTAGTTGTTATTTATATATTGCAACCACATAGCATCGGCCAAGGCATTCCTCGCCACATTCCATTGGGGGGAACTATCTACTTGTTCTATGAATTCATCGGGTGTTGCATCTATTGCTCCACCGTTCTCTTGGGGCATGGCATCTAGTTGTTGTTCAATAGGATCGACGGGCATTTCCATCCGAATGAAATTGTTGAGCAAAAAAGCTGTCATTATGAGTCTATTTTGCACTCGAATCGGATAGAAAGACGGTGATCTAAGAATACCCCATCTCATCTTCAAAATTCCAAAAGCTCTTTCTATGGCGTTCCTTGCTTTACTATGTCTCAAGTTAAAGAGTTTCTCTTTGTTTTGTGGTCGTGCATTGTTTGGTCCCCACTCTTTTAAATGGTACCTAACACCTTTGTACGGCGTTAGGAAACCATCACTATTCGCGTAACCGTTATCACACAAGTAGTATTTCCCTATCAATATAACAATAAAGTAAAAAGATCAATTAATGATGACATTATAAATAGAACATTGCTAagtactaaaataaataaatatcagaATTTACCCTTTGGGACCTTAAGGCCATGAGGTCTATTAATGGCATCTCGTAAGATCCTAGAGTCCGCAGTCGAACCTTCCCAACTGGATAATACGTAACTGAAATTCAGATTTCGATCACATACACCTAGAACATTAGTTGATATTTGCCATTTTCTCGTTCTATATCGGGGTTTGTCTTCATTACCAACCATGACACTCACGTATGTGCCGTCTAAGGCTCCTAAACAGCCCTATTCACAAGTCACACATCAAATTAAcaaacaaaatcaacaacattgAATACTTGTTTATTGAAAATAGTATTGATTCATGttatttatactttaaaccaTCGCCATCGTGGATCATTGCAATCCGCGGGAACGGCCTCGGGTTTGGCTAGGAATAAGTCATGAATCTATATAATAGCTCCTAATACGGCATGTATGTAGTGCGATATTGTTTGACCAGATCTCCAAAAGTCGAACCGAACaactctgttttttttttttttatggtggGCTAAAACGGAAAGAAACATAGCTACTTGTTCCTCAACGGTAACAAAACGACCGTTAACCAACCCCCCCTCTCCCCCGTTCACGCAAAATAACACAAAGCTGAGCAAAAGTCCTACGGTCCATTCGAAGGTTGGAAATGCAGTCAACATTGTTAAGACCAACTAAACGGCTTaaatgttttgtttttcttgatcGGGTAACTTACGTATTATCTCATATTTTAGGGCTCCCGAATCACGCCTTCTTTTGCCTACCCTAGTCTTGTAATAATACGCAAACAACACAACCACTTGTATGACGTGAACTCGCAATATTTCTtgcaacaaaataaattgcatATCACGAATACGACTGTCTTCCCTTCCAGGCATTTTTGGAAACCAATGGGAGAAATCGCAGTTATTTTTTAAGATCCTAGTATCAAAGAAAAAGTTGGGCAGAATCAAACTTTACGGTTtgcattaataaaaataatgtgtttcaccgaagaaaaaaaaaaaaacaattgcaCATCATTTTTTGTATGAACCTATTAATAATTCTCACACCATGGCCACATCCGAGaaaaaataaattccaaaatcaATCATATTGAAATGGGAAGATTGACAAAACAGTCAAATATTTCACATAGTCCTCAAAAAACAAGCTCAATACAAAGACAGCAGTGGATACATCATATTCTATCATATAACCAACAACACATATAAACCTAAGAGCACATAGCATATTTCAATTTATGTACATAAAAAATAACTACCAAAACAGAGCATTTGATTCAAGTATCAGTTCCCAAAATACAAAATGATTTGGACGCAAATCGTTTCTAAAATGCAGTTCACAAATGCAGTTCACAAATGATTCTAAAATGCAGTTCACAAATGATTCAAATTTGGACACAAATCGTTTCTAAAATGTTTCTAAAACCTTACTGAAACTGAATGGAATTTATTCCCAAATCTGCAAATCCTTATCTACAAATTCAAAGGGAATGTAATTGGGGATATGGAACTAACCTTTGTGATTGTCGGGTTTGCGAATTCGGCACTCGTTATATTTTCCTACAATTGTGGTCACAAAAATAGGAGTTAAGACAAAGGATTTCAAAGATGGTGGAACCCTAAAACCCAGACGGATTTCAAATCTGAATCATGTGAAATAACAAACACAAAGCTTTGTGTGAACCTTAAAACTCACTTTATCGACATATACCTCAAAATTGTGAAGCTGATTTTTTTGagaaatcataattttttttttcggcatAGCAGATTGGAATCGAAAAAACACAGACTCACGAAATTTTGTTTCTTCCTTCGGCAGTCCTGACCTGTTCTGGAAGACTCCGATGATTCCCCAATGTTGCTgtttgattgggcgtatttatacgccTTTATTTGGGGGAATTTTAGTATGATTTCTATGTttaattcgtgttaaatattgtctttaaatatgaattattgtcttatatgaatttttatggtatttgataggttttggagaaaaagtattgattttgagaagagttttgaagtCGTGAAGCTGTGTGAAGAGGAAGTTGTGCACGTCTGCCGTGCGGTGTGCCCATTTTGACTAGGTGTGAATTGATTACATGGATTGAAGGCTAAAGTGCCGAGAAGAAAGAAATGCTAGGCCACCATGTTTGATTTTGACTGATTTTAATTTAGTTATGTTGCTAAGTGGGCCTTGCGccacttttcttttattttaagttaTGGGGATAGACTTTTGTTTTGGTTAGGCCATGCGCCACTTTTTTAATAGTAGAATTAGGTTTGTTtccttagttatatatatattaggagtgagtttgttttaaaaaaaaacatcacaATTCAGACGCCAACTTTGGAGAGCAGCGACTGGATGCAACTTTCAGCAATTAATCAAGTTTTTCGTTCCTTCAtcccttgcaatttatttatttctttcttgtgttatttaattatgttttctagctaaattagtttattccggcaacgattagggaagcactagcgaaattattctgtgagatctaattgttcttatactttattttatgcttgcatctgcgattctccatgtttaatgatattaattgttttaatccattagatagttgcaaatatttattgggttagaattaattatatagccaattgaaccggccatccgtaattgtggtttaggtttgattagtggtaaattgacacatcagggtcaagggaaaagcagtcttaattcaataatcctgcgtcagagtttattggttttgaatcgggtttctctagatattaatgttgtcggctcattaaacctatagagcgtctcttacggttgtcagtcgattagggtagtaattagtgaagcgtcttcctggttaccgaataattaaagagaaataagatcacgtcagaagcgtcttcggtggttataactgatttgtttgcatgatttaaagttatttttgcatcgatgatcggaataattaagctagggtggacttaattgattgctggaattcttttattaattgttggaatttttattcatctttaagctattggaaaaattggtttatttgggttttatttatttaattttaaatttagtaTTTTCTCAATATTTTCCCCATAAATCTCGTTTTTGGAGTTTCTTTACAGATTGgattttaggagaattctcgccgatcccttgggagacgattttgcttgctgctgtctgcgcagtgtgggcataccggctgactgccggatatatttggtgtaaaacgacccaccaaattttggcgccgttgccggggattggttttaAGCAGGATTTTACTGATTTCAGtctgtcttttattttttattttatttttagtttatgccCCGTTCTTCTCGTACAGGCGTATTAGTTTTTGATCCAGAAATCGAGAAGACTGCACGAAAGTTGAAGAAGCAAGCTAAGGAGTGGAAAAAGAGATCCAATTCTGCTCCACCGAGTCTTGAGGATCAAGAAGAAATTAAAGATCCAATGGGTGACCGTAATAATAGGGATGAGGAGAACGATAGAGAGATCGTTGATCCTCGACAGGAACCACCTCAACTGATCAGAGAGTTAGGCCGTCATAGAAGCAATCGCCCTTTGTGCATTGTACTTCCTGCCATTAATGGCAACGCTGAAATACGGCCTGGTTTCATTCAAGTGCTACCCAAATTCGGAGATTTACCTGGAGAGAGTGCACACAAGCATCTGGCTGAATTTGATCTAGTTTGCTCAACTCTACGCCCTCATGGTTTtactgaaaataatttgaggctaTTGACTTTTTCTCATACTTTGCAGGGTAGAGCGAGAGATTGGCTTTTTGATCTTCCTCCTGGTTCGATTAGAACTTGGGGAGATTTAGAAGAACAATTCTTGCGAAAATTCTTTCCTGAGTCCAGAGCTGCAAATTTGAGAATGGCCATTAGCAGCATTAAACAGAAGAAGGCGGAGAGTCTAGCCGattattgggagagattccaacagCTGTGTTGCAAGTGTCCTGATCATGGATTTTCTAACTACCAATTGCTTACTAACTATTTTTATCGtggtatgtcttcttttgataggaAAATTGTTGACGCTGCTTGTGGTGGAAGCTTGACCAATAAAACTTTGGACGAAGCAAAGCAACTTATCGTTGACATGGTTTCAAATGGCCAAcaatatgaggatgaggatgatgatcgtTATAGGCCAGTGCAGAAAGTAGAAGATTCCAACATGAACGAGAGAATTGATGCTCTCACCTCTTTAGTTAGAGGACTTGCTGTCTCTAAAACTCAACACGTTCAATGTGGAatttgctttgaaaataatcatcATACTGATGCATGTCCATCTCTACAGGATAATAATACTGAGCAAGCGTGCATGGGATCCGCTGATGAGCAAGAGATGAACGCACAAAGGCAAAGGCGAAACGACCCTTTTTCCAACACCTACAATCCAGGGTGGAGAAACCACCCAAATTTTAGGTGGAGACAGCAGGAACCAGGGATGTACGCGCCGAATCCGCCGCAGGCTGGACAGTATGCCCATACCGCACGTCCTGCACCGAGTTCTGCACCCAATATGAAGGATATCATGAAGAGCCTCGCCCAGAGCAGTGAAATTGTGAAGAATTTGGTGCAAAGTCAGCAGGCATTCCAGCATGAAACTCAGGCAGCGTTGAGTAATATGGGCACACAAATCACGCAGTTAGCCACTCAGGTGAACAAGCTGCAGGCGAATCAAGGCCGACTTCCTTCTGTCACGGAGATGAATCCCAAGGAAAATGCAAGTGCTGTAACTACAAGAAGTGGGAGAATTCTAGTTGAGCCACAACCTAAGCAGCAGGACAAAGAAGAAAAGCTCGATGAAGCCAAGGACAATGCAATTAGTGAGAAGTCACCAGAATCCACCGAGCCTAGCTCTTCTAAGGTAAGTGGAAAACCTAAGGTTTCAATTCCTCAATCATTGATtgcaccaccttttccttcTAGGTTGGCTCAGAACaagagaattgaagaagagaaggatATTCTAGAAATCTTCAAAAAGGTAGAAATAAACTTGCCCTTGCTTGATGCAATTAAGCAAGTTCCCAGGTACGCAAAGTTTTTAAAAGAGTTATGCTCTAAGAAAATGAAGTTTGGGAATGATGCGAAAATTCGAGTGAGTGAGAATGTTTCTGCTGTTCTTCAAAGAAAATTGCCCCAAAAGTGTCGAGATCCTGGTatgttcaccattccatgcATTATAGGTAATAAGACTGTTGAGAGAGCCATGTTAGATTTAGGAGCgtccataaatgtcatgccttatTCTGTGTATAAGGATTTGCAATTAGGACCTTTGAAAGACACTCGTGTTATCATTCAGTTAGCTGATAGGTCTACTGCATATCCCGAAGGTGTTGTTGAGGATGTCCTTGTCAAGGtcaatgatttgatttttcctgtgGATTTTTATATTGTTGATATGGATGATTCTGCCTCTGCTAAGCAATCTTTGATTCTTTTAGGGAGACCATTCATGAAAACTGCTAAGGCAAAAATTGATGTGGATAGTGGAATGCTTAGCCTTGAATTTGATGGAGATATTgtcacatttaatatttttgaggcTATGAAGCATGTTGAGGATCCTGAATCTGTGTTCATGATTGATGTTATTGACCCTTTGGTTGAGGAATTTGTTAAGAATTTCAGGGAGGATGAGCTTGAGCATGTTATTTTCAGTTCCCTAACTGAAGAGAACTCCAAAACTGAGGAGAATGAAGCCATTAGAGAGATTATCATGCAGCTGTACTCAACGGAGGAAATTCCAGTTCGGCACTTGTCGAGCAGAATGCCCATACCGACCAGCACAGAACCGATTTTGCCCTCTGTTGTGAAGCCACCGAAGCTGGACTTGAAGGTACTGCCCCAGCATCTGAAATATGTGTTTTTAGGAGAGGATGACACGCTGCCAGTGATCATCAGCAATGAACTCAGTGCAGAACAAGAGGTAAGGTTGGTAAGTCTTCTTAAGATGCATAAATCTGCCATTGGATGGACTATAGCCGATATCAAAGGTATTAGTCCCTCTACTTGCATGCATAGAATCTTACTTGAGCCTAATAGTAAGCCGTTTAGGGATCCTCAAAGAAAATTGAACCCTGTCATGAAAGAAGTTGTGCTTAAAGAAATTCTTAAATTACTTGATCTAGGGATTATTTATCCGATTTCTGATAGTACATGGGTCAGTCCTGTTCATGTGGTTCCTAAGAAGTCTGGTTTTCAATTGGTCAAGaatgagaataatgagttgATTCCCATGAGGTTGCAAACTGGTTGGCGTATGTGTATTGATTTTAGGAAGTTGAATAATGCTACTAGGAAAGATCATTTTCCATTACCTTTCATTGATGAGATGCTTGAGCGATTGGCTGGTAAggaattcttttgttttcttgatggctactctggatattttcaaatttttgtagcTCAGGAAGATCAAGAGAAAACCACTTTTACTTGTCCTTTTGGCACTTTTGCATGGCGTCGTATGCCGTTTGGATTATGTAATGCTCCTGGTACTTTTCAGCGTTGTATGATGAGTCTATTTTCTGACATGATTGAGAGTTGCATagaaattttcatggatgattttactGTGCATGGAGACTCTTTTGACCATTGTTTGACTAATCTTGAACAAGTTTTGCATAGATGTGTCGACACTAATTTGGTGTTGAACTTTGAGAAATGTCATTTCATGGTGAGAGAGGGGATTGTTCTTGGGCATGTGATTTCTACAAGAGGAGTAGAAGTTAATAAGGcgaaaattgatttgattgttAAGTTACCTTATCCTTCTAATGTGAAAGAGATTCGTGCTTTCTTAGGCCATGCAGGTTTTTATAGGCGTTTCATAAAAGACTTTGCAAAGACTGCTCAACCTCTCACTAGGTTGCTTCATCAAGATGTGTCTTTTGTGTTCGATGACAAGTGCAAGGAGGCCTTTGATTTGTTGAAGAGTAGACTCACTTCTGCCCCTATCATTCAACCACCAATTTGGGGAGAGCCTTTTGAAATCATGTGCGATGCAAGTGACTTCGCCGTTGGAGTAGTGCTAGGGCAGAAAGTTGGGAAAGAGAGccatgtgatttactatgcttccAAAACTCTCAACCCGGCTCAATGCAATTACACAACCACTGAGAAAGAGCTTTTAGCCATCGTttttgcttgtgaaaaatttagaTCTTATTTGATTGGCTCTAAAGTTGTTGTTTATTCTGACCATGCAGCTCTTAAGTATTTGCTCTCTAAAAAAGAATCTAAGCCTCGCTTGATCCGTTGGATTCTGCTTTTGCAGGAATTTGACTTGgagattaaagataaaaagggAGCCGAGAACTTGGTAGCTGACCATTTAAGCAGACTGCAGACTGTGTCGGATGGTATGCCCATACCAGACGACTTTCCAGACGAACAGCTGCTGCACATCGATGGTAACACTCCTTGGTATGCTGATTTGGTTAATTTTCTTACTGCTGGAGTTTTTCCTAAGGGAATGGAGACAGCCCGTAAGAATAAGTTGAGGAGCCAAGCAAAATACTTCATATGGGATGATCCTTATTTGTGGAAGACCTGTGCGGATCAAGTGATAAGACGTTGCATCCCTGATGAGGAGATTCAttccattttgaatttttgccatgctcatgcttgtggaggtcactttggtcCCAAAAGAACGGCACGTAAGATTCTCGATTGTGGTTTTTATTGGGAAACTATTTTTAAGGATTCTtacaatttctgcaaaaattgtGACAAGTGCCAAAGAACAGGTAATATCTCTTCTCGCAATGAAATGCCTCAAGTCCCTATTTTGGTTTGTGAAATCTTTGACATTTGGGGAATGGATTTTATGGGGCCGTTTCCTAGTTCTTTTGGAAATTCTTACATTCTTTTAGCTGTTGATTATGTTTCGAAGTGGGTGGAAGTGAAGGCCACCCGCACTAATGACTCTAAAGTTGTTGCAGGGTTCCTTAAGGCTAATATTTTTAACAGATTTGGAGTGCCCCGTGCCATCATCAGCGATCAAGGAACCCATTTTTGCAACCGCACTTTGGAAGCACTTTTCAAGAAATA
It contains:
- the LOC130992200 gene encoding uncharacterized protein LOC130992200, producing the protein MVGNEDKPRYRTRKWQISTNVLGVCDRNLNFSYVLSSWEGSTADSRILRDAINRPHGLKVPKGKYYLCDNGYANSDGFLTPYKGVRYHLKEWGPNNARPQNKEKLFNLRHSKARNAIERAFGILKMRWGILRSPSFYPIRVQNRLIMTAFLLNNFIRMEMPVDPIEQQLDAMPQENGGAIDATPDEFIEQVDSSPQWNVARNALADAMWLQYINNN